One window of the Pseudanabaenaceae cyanobacterium SKYG29 genome contains the following:
- the csaB gene encoding polysaccharide pyruvyl transferase CsaB — protein sequence MTRAVICGYYGRGNGGDEALLATLLQLLPAHVEPIVLTAAPLATAKLHQVEAIDCYNWGLIFQTLKRSDVFIWGGGSLLQDVSSWRSPFYYGGLLWLAKKLGLTTIAWAQGLGPLKHSLTRWFTQQVFPAIDRISVRDNLSAELLRSWGYEVLVAPDPVWALDIDRSAAIWQLPAPRVAVVVRPHRDLNQQRLAILKTALTYFQQATDTHILLVPFQPSQDRAIAEFLHIPQSTILTVAKPQSLKGLFAGVEMTIGMRFHSLIMALSQANRCWAIDYDPKVRQLMQEFGLPGCPVAAITDPQYLCQAWLEHFANGEALSPTQIAAVSDRALIHSHLLEGL from the coding sequence ATGACTAGAGCAGTTATCTGCGGTTACTACGGCAGGGGCAATGGGGGTGATGAGGCGCTTCTGGCTACTTTACTCCAACTTTTGCCTGCCCATGTGGAACCAATTGTGCTTACTGCTGCTCCCCTGGCTACAGCAAAACTGCATCAGGTGGAAGCTATTGACTGTTATAACTGGGGATTAATTTTCCAAACATTAAAACGATCGGATGTCTTTATCTGGGGTGGTGGCAGTCTCCTGCAAGATGTCAGCAGTTGGCGCAGTCCTTTCTACTATGGTGGCTTGCTGTGGTTAGCAAAAAAGTTGGGTTTGACCACAATTGCCTGGGCGCAGGGGCTAGGACCTCTCAAACACTCTCTGACTAGATGGTTTACGCAACAAGTATTCCCAGCCATCGATCGGATTAGTGTACGGGACAATCTCTCCGCTGAATTGTTACGGAGTTGGGGTTATGAGGTTTTGGTTGCCCCTGACCCTGTCTGGGCGTTAGACATTGACCGATCGGCTGCCATCTGGCAATTGCCCGCTCCCCGAGTGGCTGTGGTGGTGCGTCCCCACCGTGACCTTAATCAGCAACGTTTAGCCATTCTCAAAACCGCCCTCACGTACTTTCAGCAAGCTACTGATACCCATATTCTCCTTGTTCCTTTCCAGCCCTCCCAGGATAGAGCGATCGCTGAGTTCTTGCATATACCCCAGAGCACGATCCTGACTGTTGCTAAGCCCCAGAGCCTCAAAGGGCTATTTGCGGGAGTGGAGATGACGATCGGTATGCGTTTCCACAGTTTAATTATGGCCCTTTCCCAGGCAAATCGATGCTGGGCAATTGACTATGACCCCAAGGTGAGACAACTGATGCAGGAATTTGGGTTGCCCGGTTGCCCAGTTGCGGCAATCACTGACCCCCAATATCTCTGTCAAGCCTGGCTGGAACACTTTGCTAACGGAGAAGCCCTCAGTCCCACGCAAATTGCAGCAGTTAGCGATCGGGCCCTAATTCATTCCCATCTCCTAGAAGGTCTGTGA
- a CDS encoding serine/threonine protein kinase gives MDIYCSRPGCTQPHNHFPDVDTTSIRTTSVGQLFCRTCDMPLILDGRYVIEKPLAQGGFSITYLARDRRTPGMKRCVVKQLILHGYNEEQKRKAKELFAREGAILEELGEHPQIPDLLAFFELEVDGESFFYLVQEYIDGVTLESLINDFGPLPTSDVLDVLRKLLPVVQFVHDRGAIHRDIKPANIMVHRQTQEYYLLDFGAVKQIRSITDRGLHRSTAIYTPGYAAPEQMSGSRICPATDIYGLGATCVFLLTGKHPDEMLDTVTQRIQWRAHARRLNTGFADIIDRMVAPSLGERYSSANEVLTDLEKLNTPSVSPPAAESIPAPAPQGPQFQPADDIEIEIPPPKIKSIPAETGINKLAKSINQIPLSSFILSGFSFGFQIGAWGILLLAKGSQIMGPFTMFLLAGILLGLLFLRVVNILDNKDMLASTVVTSVLFLILKGIFRFAQPKIGEFLAVCLICGFGLVAALTLFRLLNQILRRLL, from the coding sequence ATGGATATTTACTGCTCCCGCCCTGGCTGTACGCAACCCCACAATCACTTCCCTGATGTGGACACTACCAGTATAAGGACTACATCTGTAGGTCAGTTATTTTGCCGAACCTGTGATATGCCCCTAATTTTAGATGGGCGCTATGTAATTGAGAAACCTTTGGCCCAGGGGGGCTTTAGTATTACCTATCTGGCCCGGGACCGCCGCACACCAGGAATGAAGCGTTGTGTGGTTAAACAGTTGATTTTACATGGCTACAATGAGGAACAGAAGCGCAAAGCTAAGGAACTATTTGCCAGGGAAGGTGCCATTTTAGAGGAATTGGGTGAACATCCCCAAATACCCGACCTACTAGCTTTTTTTGAATTGGAGGTAGACGGGGAAAGTTTCTTCTACCTGGTGCAGGAATACATAGATGGTGTGACCTTGGAAAGTTTAATCAATGACTTTGGTCCCCTACCTACTAGTGATGTCCTAGATGTCTTGCGCAAATTATTACCAGTGGTGCAGTTCGTCCACGATCGGGGGGCAATCCACCGTGATATTAAACCCGCTAACATAATGGTGCACCGTCAGACGCAGGAATATTATTTGTTAGATTTCGGGGCAGTAAAGCAAATTCGCTCCATCACTGATAGAGGGTTGCACCGATCGACAGCAATTTACACCCCTGGTTATGCCGCACCAGAGCAGATGAGCGGCAGCAGAATTTGTCCCGCTACTGATATTTATGGTTTGGGGGCAACTTGTGTGTTCCTACTAACGGGGAAACATCCGGACGAAATGCTAGATACCGTCACTCAGCGCATACAGTGGCGTGCCCATGCCAGGCGACTAAATACTGGCTTTGCCGATATCATCGATCGGATGGTTGCCCCTAGTTTAGGGGAGCGTTATAGCAGTGCTAATGAAGTTTTGACTGATTTAGAGAAGTTAAATACGCCCAGTGTGTCCCCCCCGGCAGCGGAGTCAATTCCTGCACCAGCACCACAAGGGCCCCAATTCCAACCTGCCGACGATATAGAAATAGAAATACCACCGCCCAAAATTAAAAGCATACCCGCTGAGACTGGTATAAACAAGTTAGCTAAGTCTATCAATCAAATTCCTCTAAGCTCTTTTATTCTCAGTGGATTTAGCTTTGGCTTTCAAATTGGGGCTTGGGGAATTTTACTACTGGCTAAGGGCAGTCAGATTATGGGACCTTTTACGATGTTCCTGTTGGCTGGCATTCTCCTAGGGTTGTTATTTCTGCGAGTGGTAAATATCCTGGATAACAAAGATATGCTAGCTTCTACAGTGGTTACATCTGTCCTGTTCTTGATCCTCAAAGGTATTTTCCGTTTTGCTCAGCCCAAGATCGGCGAATTTCTCGCTGTGTGCCTAATTTGTGGCTTTGGTCTGGTGGCAGCTTTAACTTTGTTTCGCCTGCTGAACCAGATTCTGCGCCGCCTCCTCTAG
- a CDS encoding DUF1997 domain-containing protein, with product MTNPASPTELTPLTVFRHEFVGQMDLFADRQTVMDYLDRHQGWFRRCAHPFKADPIGDNGYAIGVGKIGAFGFKVDPRVGLHLLPQDQGVYRICTIPIPDQEPQGYEVDFKAEMYLREDVVPPEYETDIKIMTKVEWHLVLTVSLRFPPFIHRLPQETIQSTGDAILAMIVRRVSNSLTKKVQADFHHSHDIKLPKKYRYDPAKTVASIRPGESSPS from the coding sequence GTGACCAACCCTGCCAGCCCAACTGAACTAACTCCCCTCACAGTATTTCGCCATGAATTCGTGGGGCAAATGGATTTATTCGCCGATCGTCAGACAGTCATGGACTACCTAGACCGCCATCAGGGTTGGTTTCGCCGCTGTGCCCATCCCTTCAAAGCTGACCCGATCGGAGACAACGGCTATGCGATCGGAGTGGGTAAAATTGGTGCCTTTGGCTTCAAAGTTGACCCTAGGGTGGGGCTACATCTATTGCCCCAAGACCAGGGGGTATATCGCATTTGCACCATTCCCATTCCTGACCAAGAACCCCAGGGCTATGAAGTAGATTTCAAAGCAGAAATGTACCTTAGGGAAGATGTTGTTCCGCCAGAGTATGAAACCGACATTAAAATTATGACTAAGGTGGAATGGCATCTTGTTCTCACTGTCTCCCTGCGCTTTCCCCCCTTTATTCATCGACTACCCCAGGAAACTATCCAATCCACAGGAGATGCCATACTAGCTATGATTGTACGCCGCGTCTCCAACAGCTTAACAAAAAAGGTGCAAGCTGACTTTCACCACAGCCATGACATTAAACTGCCCAAGAAATACAGGTACGACCCCGCTAAAACAGTCGCTTCGATCCGTCCGGGCGAATCGTCGCCCAGTTAG
- a CDS encoding serine/threonine-protein kinase: protein MSYCVNPNCSSPQNPPERDDVCASCGASLRLRGRYVASRPLGKGGFGATFLANDYGLPGKPVCVVKQLRPSTQSPSVIKMARELFEREAYTLGKIGNHPQIPRLLDYFEENGYFYLVQEYIEGETLKQELERNGVFSQEEIRKLLLEILPALSFIHENGVIHRDIKPANIIRRKQDGKLVLIDFGAVSTQLNPQLAEQDPSALLTNFAIGTPGFAPPEQMAMRPVYSSDIYAMAMTCLYLMTGRSPKDYGHDPRTGEINWRAQVKMSEDMMAIFDKMLQQSLSQRYRTADEVIKDLASAPASTISPSISRSPTTSPAARPPIPGRGRITRSPVENTRQQDLGGQGMLTRAPERNPAKDLKGGRKVIVEYNHGKRNFANQDLSKASLASANLQGIVMSRAKLMETDFSHSDLTGASFQGSIMTQAKLSGANLSHAKLQRAILTKADLGGANLVNADLREANLQYAYMGKANLSGANLSGANLKGAFLTNANLKGANLQGADLKAARVTDEQLAMAKTNWATIRPDGSKRLF from the coding sequence GTGAGTTATTGCGTTAATCCCAACTGTAGCTCTCCCCAGAACCCTCCTGAGCGGGATGATGTGTGTGCCTCCTGTGGCGCCAGTTTGAGGCTGCGGGGCAGATATGTAGCAAGCCGCCCATTGGGTAAAGGGGGATTTGGAGCCACATTTCTAGCCAATGACTACGGACTACCTGGTAAGCCTGTCTGTGTAGTAAAGCAATTGCGTCCTAGTACCCAGTCCCCCAGTGTGATAAAGATGGCGCGGGAACTGTTCGAACGGGAAGCCTACACCCTTGGTAAAATTGGCAATCATCCCCAAATTCCCCGCCTATTGGACTACTTTGAGGAAAATGGTTATTTCTACCTAGTTCAAGAGTACATAGAGGGAGAAACCCTTAAGCAGGAACTGGAGCGCAATGGTGTCTTCAGTCAAGAGGAAATCCGCAAGTTATTACTGGAAATTCTGCCGGCGCTGTCATTTATCCATGAAAACGGTGTGATTCACCGCGATATTAAGCCTGCCAACATTATTCGCCGCAAACAGGACGGCAAACTAGTGCTGATTGACTTTGGCGCGGTTTCCACCCAGCTTAATCCCCAGTTGGCGGAACAAGACCCCAGTGCCTTACTGACTAATTTTGCCATTGGCACGCCAGGGTTTGCGCCGCCAGAACAGATGGCAATGCGGCCGGTGTATTCCAGTGACATCTATGCCATGGCAATGACTTGTTTATACCTGATGACGGGGCGTTCACCAAAGGACTATGGGCATGATCCCCGCACAGGGGAAATTAACTGGCGGGCGCAGGTCAAGATGAGTGAGGACATGATGGCAATTTTCGACAAGATGTTGCAGCAGTCCCTGAGCCAGCGCTACCGCACGGCAGATGAAGTAATCAAAGACCTAGCTAGTGCCCCTGCCTCCACTATCAGTCCTTCCATTTCCCGTAGTCCAACTACTAGTCCTGCCGCTCGTCCGCCTATCCCTGGGCGGGGTAGAATTACTCGTAGTCCAGTAGAAAATACGCGGCAACAGGATTTGGGGGGGCAGGGAATGCTCACGCGGGCACCGGAGCGTAATCCCGCTAAGGATTTGAAGGGCGGGCGCAAGGTAATAGTGGAATACAATCATGGTAAGCGCAACTTTGCTAACCAAGATCTATCTAAGGCTTCCCTTGCTAGTGCCAATTTGCAGGGGATTGTTATGAGTCGCGCCAAGCTGATGGAGACGGACTTTTCCCATTCCGACTTGACGGGAGCTAGTTTTCAAGGGAGCATCATGACCCAAGCTAAACTGTCGGGGGCAAACCTCAGTCATGCGAAGTTGCAGCGGGCTATTCTTACCAAGGCGGATTTGGGCGGAGCGAATCTCGTCAATGCTGACCTGCGGGAAGCCAACCTGCAATACGCTTACATGGGCAAAGCAAATTTGAGTGGGGCAAATCTCAGCGGGGCTAACCTCAAGGGGGCATTTCTCACCAATGCCAATTTGAAGGGAGCAAATTTACAGGGGGCAGACCTGAAGGCGGCTAGGGTGACGGATGAGCAACTGGCAATGGCAAAGACTAACTGGGCGACGATTCGCCCGGACGGATCGAAGCGACTGTTTTAG
- a CDS encoding photosystem II reaction center X protein, giving the protein MTPSLINFFWGLFWGAVVLVTLFGALIVVSQNDKIKRRSQ; this is encoded by the coding sequence ATGACACCTTCACTTATCAACTTTTTTTGGGGATTATTCTGGGGGGCAGTAGTACTAGTCACCCTCTTTGGTGCACTGATTGTTGTCAGCCAAAACGACAAGATCAAGCGCCGTAGTCAGTAG
- a CDS encoding Ycf66 family protein codes for MLHYIPLIAQGAGGQFGIAIGGNPLILFLAISAILGGVGLYFIRNWRPELSRDHDIFLAAVAFIYGLVLLFYNFKMDQTTQFAQMLLVGFGWWFGLETLSLRQTVSMQARRAAINQPIEEEEPPIAPPYEYQEYDYAHEIPDRPLTKQPPQMRPYRPSELEGDVEPPKPRRSRRARPRSSNDNSIIDVLDEDIKPVTPRRPRSKPGRSSNNEDIEASASRRRRPRPTNSESTDYPDIDPSEREDY; via the coding sequence ATGTTACACTACATTCCCCTAATTGCCCAAGGTGCAGGTGGGCAATTTGGTATCGCCATAGGTGGGAATCCGCTGATCCTTTTCCTCGCCATCTCTGCTATTTTGGGCGGAGTGGGGTTGTATTTCATCCGTAACTGGCGACCGGAACTCTCCCGCGACCATGACATCTTCCTGGCAGCAGTAGCCTTTATCTACGGGTTGGTGCTTCTGTTCTATAACTTTAAGATGGACCAAACAACCCAGTTTGCCCAGATGCTATTGGTGGGATTTGGCTGGTGGTTTGGACTGGAAACCTTGAGTTTACGCCAGACAGTTTCTATGCAAGCCCGACGGGCAGCGATCAACCAACCGATCGAGGAAGAGGAACCGCCTATTGCTCCTCCCTACGAGTACCAGGAGTACGATTATGCCCACGAGATTCCCGACCGTCCTCTGACCAAGCAGCCGCCCCAGATGCGTCCCTACCGTCCTTCTGAACTGGAGGGAGACGTAGAACCGCCCAAACCGCGCCGCAGTCGCCGTGCCCGTCCCCGCTCTAGCAATGATAACTCAATAATTGACGTGTTAGATGAGGATATTAAGCCTGTTACTCCCCGTCGTCCTCGTTCTAAGCCTGGTCGCAGCAGTAACAATGAAGATATAGAAGCTAGTGCTTCCCGTCGCCGTCGACCCCGTCCTACCAACTCTGAGTCTACTGACTACCCTGACATTGATCCAAGTGAGCGCGAAGATTACTAA
- a CDS encoding CRR6 family NdhI maturation factor, which yields MITVDHASIVKLNLACAHSTIASLIQGELQQSLRFQVLYDRDPADPRELSEIPEVRLWFIRLDSYYPWLPYILDWREELGRYTAMLVPHRFSQAEGIEFYPEALEIFVMSKLCTIDRWLKGRGIVATTKLQQMVQVLGYEIDAAFFQLLND from the coding sequence TTGATTACCGTTGACCACGCTAGCATTGTCAAACTCAACCTTGCTTGTGCCCATTCTACAATTGCTTCCCTTATCCAAGGGGAATTGCAACAGTCCTTGCGCTTTCAGGTGCTCTACGATCGTGACCCCGCTGACCCCCGTGAACTCTCCGAAATTCCAGAGGTACGGCTGTGGTTCATTCGCCTGGATAGCTATTACCCCTGGTTGCCCTATATTTTGGATTGGCGCGAGGAGTTAGGGCGCTATACGGCTATGCTTGTTCCCCATCGTTTTTCCCAGGCAGAAGGGATTGAATTCTATCCAGAAGCTTTGGAGATTTTCGTCATGTCCAAGTTGTGCACGATCGATCGCTGGCTCAAGGGTAGGGGAATAGTGGCAACAACGAAACTACAACAGATGGTACAAGTCCTAGGCTACGAGATTGATGCAGCATTTTTCCAGTTGCTAAATGACTAG